The Tenuifilum thalassicum genome includes the window TTCTTATCCTTGGTAAGCTTTGCTAGATTTTTGTAAACATTATATCCAGTAATTTCTTCCTGTTGGAATAGTTTAGCATGTTTTACTAGTTCTTCTCGGGTCATTTCAAATTACTTTTTAGAGAAATGATTCTTTAATCTTGCAACAGTATTGGCAATAGTTTCAGCATTTGTAATCTGAACGGTGTTATCAGGCAGGACTTCAGATGTAAAACTCACACCGGTATGGTTAACGCTATATCGAGCGACAATTTCGCTCCCACTCATATGAAACTCTTTAACGCCAACCTTTGCTAAACCAAGTATGTTGCTATGGTTAATCCCACCACCTGCGATTATATTGATATATTCTCCACCAATAACAATCAACCTCTTTATTAGTTCAATGCCATCAGTAGCCCTACTTTTCTGTCCAGATGTAAGAAGATGTGTACAACCACACTCAACCAGTTCTTCAATCACTTTCTCTGGTTCAGGCATTATATCAAAGGCTCGATGAAATGTAAATGTCAATGGTTTTGCTGCTCTGACCAGTTCAAGTGTTCTTTCTTTATCTAGTTCACCATTTGATTTCAATACTCCGCTAACAATTCCATTCACGTTCATCTTTTTACAAATCTCAATATCGCGAAGCATCTGCCTAAATTCCATATCAGAGTATACAAAATCGCCTGGGCGAGGACGAACTAGCACATTAACAGGTATGCTTACCTGACTTAATGTTTCAGCAATACAACCAAACGAAGGTGTAGTTCCACCTACAAAAAGATTTTCGCAAAGTTCAATTCGGTTAGCTCCTCCCTTTTGGGCATTAATGGCACTCTCTACTGAATTCGCACAAACCTCCAAAGTGAACATTGCCTATTGTTTTAATATCGATAAAATTTTATCGCCTTGATTAATGCTGTACCCCGATGAGTTATAAAGGATACTACCATCGTGGCTAACTACAATTACAATAGGGTAAACAGCATCCTCGCCAAGGGACTGAATTACACTTTCTTCAAACTTACCACTTGAATCAACACCAAGCAAGGTGTTTTGTGGATAATCCTTACCTCCAAACACATTCTCCAAACTTAATTCTGATATTGCTTTTTCTTTGGCGCATACAATTGCTACAGGAATTGCTTCCAACTCCTTGTTTAACTGACTAAGATCATTCAGAAGATGCCTGGTGGGTTCCGAAAGCGGATTGATAATAGCAATTATTGCCGGGCTGCTCCCTGTAAGCTGCTCAATACTTTTTTCACCACCAACCAAAGGTAACGTAACATCTGTACTGATTGTATGATTGTTTCTTAACACTATATTGGTTGAGGGAAACTCAATACTAATATTTTGACCTTTATCACTCTCTACCTCTACATGGTAAATTTTACAACTAACGGCACCCGACTTATCCCGGTTGGCAGCAATTATCCTATAAAGGCCTTCAGGGAGTTCAAGGCTTGTAGGGAACTGGTTAAACTTATCGGAGTATTCAAAATCGAGCGTATTATACTTTCCGTTCTCAAACCTTGCTATGGTAAAGTGTTTGTAATATTTAGGGTTATCAACCGCACTATTAGGATCAATACTTATTGTTAGCGTCCCAGTAAGTGGCTGAGTAGTTTCCTCGGCATTAATCCCCTTAACATCTGCATAAATCCACATTCCATTCATAAGAAACTGTGGTTTCTTTGATGTAGGCTCAAGACGCGCAGGAATGCCAAAGCTACGACATGCAGCTACAAAAAATATCGATAACGAGTAGGCATCGGCATGTCGAATCTGGTAAACGCTTTCAGGACTCAGGGGTACTCTGTAGTAGTTACTCTCAATATCAAGAGTAATAAATTCGTTTAGCCATTTGGCTATATTTTGCGGATTGTTGCGGAAAAAGCCAATCTCTTCAAAAGAGAAAGCACTTTGAAGGAAGCTCCTCCATGGGGTAATAAACTCTCTTCCGATTCGAGGTGATAGTACGTATCTGTCAAAGTCAACCAAATCCTTATTATCAAGTAAAGCAGGGAAAGAATCGACGCAAGCTAGATGATCGGCTAAAACTTTGGCAGTAACATCACGGAAATCTTTTTCGCGAAGTGTAGCCAGCATAGCCATCCCAACTGTAACATCTTTTGCATCAAGATTTTTAATGAAGCTATATATCTCGTTCCAATTACCGCGACTTTTTGATAGATAACTCCACGTTTCGGAAATGCTTATACCTTTTTCCATAGCCAAGTTTGCTGCAGTAGAAGAATCGATAAAGGTTTTGATATATCGATTTCGCAGGTCATTCCCATGTTTTATGCGCTTGTCATGCTCTTCCGATTTTTTACTATCTACATTGGCAATCGGTTGTTCATCGGGAGGGACGAGCCTAAGAGTTCTGTTTGTAGAAGGCACCTTGTCGGACAGGGTTAATGTTATCGTATCTTGTGTTCGGTCTGCTTTTTCAAAAGCATATTTACCATTCTTTGAAGCCCAAATCATTAGATCACCAACACCTGTTGTGAGCTTGCATTTTCCTTTACTATTGGTTTGCAGTTTTGCAATAGGATAAAACTCGGCATAGTTGTAGAGCTGAAACTCCACATTTGCATCAGCAACAGGATTGCCAGACATATCGAGCACCGTAACCTCCAACTGACGAGTAGGAGCATAGTTTGGCATCAGGTTGATCTCGGTAAAGAACCTGGTTTGGTTTAACTTTTCTTCAGGGCCATCGTACTTTCCAAAAACGAAGGTTCGAGTCATCATGGCACGTTTAGCGGGGCCAGCAAACCATCCCCTATCCAACTCTGGCTCAGGCTCACAAGCTCCAAGAAAGTGCCATTTCCCATCTACATAAACTTCAACCCAAGCATGGTTATCGTCGGTGTGCGCCCAGCGCGGTGTGTAAACCTGCCGAGCAGGGATGCCCACTGAACGATAGGCAGCAACAGCAAAAGTTGACTCCTCGCCACATCTCCCAAATGCCGATTTTACAGCCGTTAGCGGTCCACAGGTGCGCTCATCAGTCGATTGGTAGGTAACCTTTTCATGACACCAGTAGTTTACCTCAAGGGCAGCCTGATAGGCATCCATACCTTTTAACCTATCCCTCAACTCTTCAAAAAACACCTCACGAGCATTGTCGGTATACTCATTATTCACTCGATAAGGGAGCACAAAGTGCAAAAAGATATCGGCAGGTGCTTTTCGTGCCCATCTAAACTCCTTTTGGGTTTTAAGGGCTAAACGAGCATTTTTAAGCACATATTCCGGCGAATGCATGGCAAGATCACTTAAAGGCATGTATGCATAAAGGAACTCAAAAGCCTCACGCTCCTTAGTGGTTAGTTCTGAATTAATTATGGTTAGTATTGTCGAGTCATACGACTCAACAAGTTTAACTCTGTCAAGAAATTGTTCATGGATCTCTTTGCGTTTACTACTATCCTTGATAAGATGACGATTAAAAATGCTATCGCACGATGTTAAAAGCACAAGTAGTAAAGCGCTGATTCCTAAAACTCTTTTCATGTTTGAGAGAATTTATATTCAAAAATAAAAGTACGGATTTTTTTTCAAAGAGAGTTAAAGAACTTCTAAAACCTGATTATAAAATAAAAAAGCCGCCCAAGTATTTGAGCAGCTTTAGAAAAAAATATCTACTTCTTCTATTTGGCTTGAATGGCTTCCCTTATTTTTGATTCTAACTCGCTTGCTAGTTCAGGGTTATCCAACAAAAGATTTCGAACGGCATCACGGCCTTGGCCCAACTTAGTATCACCATAGCTATACCAAGAGCCACTTTTCTTTATGATGTTAAACTCAACGCCTAAATCGATAATTTCGCCTGTTTTTGAGATGCCCTCGCCAAAAATAATATCGAACTCTGCTTTACGGAATGGAGGTGCTACCTTATTCTTGACAACCTTAACACGAACACGGTTACCTGTTGACTCCTCACCATCTTTTAGCTGATTTAGTTTCCTAATATCGACACGAACAGATGCGTAAAATTTAAGAGCATTACCACCAGTAGTAGTTTCGGGGTTGCCAAACATTACGCCAATCTTATCGCGAAGCTGGTTAATAAAAATGCAGGTGGTATTAGTTTTGCTAATTGTGGCAGTTAGCTTACGTAATGCTTGCGACATGAGTCGAGCCTGAAGCCCCATTTTACTATCCCCCATATCGCCTTCAATCTCTGCCTTAGGAGTTAGGGCTGCAACGGAGTCAATTACAATAATATCGATTGAGCCAGATCGAATCAGGTTATCGGCTATTTCAAGGGCCTGTTCTCCATTGTCGGGCTGAGCAAACAGCAGGTTCTCAACATCAACACCAAGCTTCTCTGCATATGTCCTATCAAATGCGTGCTCGGCATCAATAATAGCGGCTAGGCCGCCCTGCTTTTGTGCCTCTGCAATGGCATGTATGGCCAAGGTGGTTTTACCCGATGACTCTGGTCCATATATCTCAACAACACGTCCTCGTGGATAACCTCCAACGCCAAGCGCCATATCGAGCGCTATTGAACCTGATGATATGACTGGGATTTCAGAGACGGCCTTATCACCAAGTCGCATAATTGCGCCCTTACCAAAATCCTTTTCAATCTTATCGATGGTTGACTGGAGAGCTTTCAGCTTTTCCTTGTTAATCTCCTTCTTCTTCTGTTCCTTATTTTCAGTAGCTTCCATTTACTTATTTATTTCTGATAGTATTTGTTCAACATGCTCTTTGGTTTTCACTTTAGTGAAAACATGTGTAATAACTCCTTCTTCGTTAATTATAAATGTTGTTCGAAGGATTCCGAAATATGTTCTCCCATACATTTTCTTCTCTCCCCAAGCCCCATACTTTTCAGCTATTTCATGATTAACATCGGCAATCAGTTTAAATGGGAGGTTATGCTTGGCAATAAAATTTTTGTGCGATTTTTCTGAATCGGGACTAACACCAACCACTTCCAGCCCCAAGCCTTTCAACTCTTCGTAGCCATCTCGCAAACTACATGCTTCGGCAGTACAGCCGCTAGTATTGTCCTTAGGGTAAAAGTAAAGGATTAACTTCTTCCCCTTAAAGTCGGCTAAAGAAATAGTTTTCCCATCCTGATCTACTCCTACGAAGTCAGGTGCCGAATCTCCTGGTTTTAAATGAGTTGTTTTCATAGTATTATGTTTGTAAAGTTAGTTTTTTGTTGATTAAAATAAAACTACCTTCAAAATTATTTATTAACAATATTGGCAGTGTTTGGTTTTGAGCCAATGAATATTTTTAAGCAAAACATTCAGAATAAAATCGGGAAAAGCGGTAAGCAAACAAGCTGGAAATTCATAAATAAATCAAAATAACTCACCATAAACTAAAAACTATAACATGCAGAATTGTGGTGAACCGTAAAAGACTCTAATTAAACATCCTTAATCAAAAGCATAAAAAAAGCCCCCAAAAGTGGGAGCTTATATCATTAGCAAAATCAGCTTTACTCTAAGCTAACAAGAAGGAAGCCCTTACCAACCTTATCGCCAGGTTTAACATTAACTTCCTTAACCTTCCCAGCCGATGGAGCAATTATTCTGTTATGCATTTTCATAGCATCTAGAATAACAAGGACATCGCCCTCGTTTACCTCCTGACCAGGTTTAACCATAACATCAACAATGGTTCCTGGAATGAAGGCAGTAACATTTTTATCATCGAGTTTAGGATGTATCATACTCATCAAAATTTGGTTTACAATTGGCATTAATGTTTAGAATGGAGGTATTCCATGCTTTTTGAATGGTCGGTCGGCAACCTTAGTGCTCGACACTTCAAGGGCATGAAGCAGTAGCTTACGAGTTTCGCTAGGTTCAATAACAGTATCGATATACCCTTTGGCAGCAGCCACGTATGGGTTAGCAAACTTCTCCTTATACTCTTCAACTTTTTGACGGCGAACGGCTTCTGGATCCTCAGCAGCGGCAATCTCTTTACGGAAAATAATATTTGCTGCCCCTTCAGGTCCCATTACTGCAATCTCGGCACTAGGCCATGCAAAAACAAAATCGGCACGTAAGTGGCGTGAGCTCATTGCAATATATCCACCACCATATGCTTTACGAAGAATAACAGTCATTTTGGGCACTGTAGCTTCGCTATAAGCATAAAGGAGTTTGGCTCCGTGGCGAATCACACCTGCATGCTCCTGATCGATACCGGGGAGATAACCTGGCAGGTCAACCAGGGTGACAAGAGGGATATTGAACGCATCGCAATAGCGAACAAAACGAGCTGCTTTATCAGAGCTGTCAACATCAAGAACACCCGCCATAACCAAAGGCTGGTTAGCAACAAAACCAACGGTTTCGCCGTTCAAGCGGCCAAAACCAATAACAATATTTGCTGCCCATTTTTCTTGGATCTCAAAGAAGTCGGAGTCATCGGCTATAGCTCGTATAACATCCCTAACATCATATGGTTCTTTAGGATCGCCTGGAACGATATCCTCGATTTTATAACTTATTTTGGGCTCTTTAGGCTCAAATCTTCTCGCTTTTCGAGTGTTATTCCATGGTATGAAAGTGATAAGCTTTTTGATCTGCTCAAAACATTCATACTCACTCTCAGAATAAAAATGTGCATTACCAGTAATCATGGAATGCACTTTAGCACCACCCAAATCCTCTTGCGAAATTTCTTCTCCAAGCACCGACTTAATAACTTCGGGTCCAGTGATAAACATCTTGGAGATGTTATTCACCACAAACACAAAATCGGTAAGAGCAGGAGAATAAACAGCACCCCCGGCACAAGGACCTAGTATTACTGATATTTGGGGGATAATACCGCTCGATAAAGTGTTGCGCCAGAAAATTTCACCATATCCAGCGAGGGAGTTAACCCCTTCCTGTATACGAGCACCACCTGAGTCGTTAATCCCAATCAAAGGAATTCGCATGCGGAGTGCATAATCCATTATTTTAGTGATTTTCCTAGCATGCATAGATCCTAGGGAACCGCCAGCAACGGTAAAATCTTGAGCATAAATGGCAACAGGTGCTCCATAAATTGTACCAGTCCCTATTATCACACCGTCACCATGGAGTACTTTTCCATCCATCCCAAAATCGCGGGCTTCATGCTCAACAAACATATCATACTCGTTGAACGAGTCTTCATCAAGAAGAGCAATGATTCGCTCACGGGCAGTTAGTTTACCCATGGCAACCTGCTTGGCTACAGCCTTTTCACCGCCGCCTTGCAGAACCTCTTCTTTTCTTTTCTTGAGTTCTTCAATTTTGTTTTTTAAAGGCATAACTGTTTTTGTTAGTTTGTATTATTTGCCACCATTACCATGCATCTTGGTAATTTATCTGCAAGGTTACGAAATTGGGTTCAAATATAAAAGAAACAGGTCTCTTTTTTAGACCTGCCAATCCATACACCCCTAACTATAAGCACATTAGCCCACAAACAGATGTTTAATATCTATTTGGGAGCCATTCTGTAAAGTCCAATAGCAATAATTGCATAAATTATATTAGGTATCCAAACCGATAGTTCGGGCGATAAGGTTCCTTTAACAGCGAACATAGTTGAAAAACGCATAAAAACTATATATGAAAAGCTCAAGGCTAGTCCTAATCCAATATGAAACCCAATACCGCCCCTTACCTTACGCGACGAAAGTGAAACCCCAATGAGTGTCAAGATAAAGACAGAAAACGGATAGGCAAAACGGCTATACTTCTCAACAATCAAGTACTCAATAGTATCGGCACCCTGCAACTTTTGCTCCTCGATAAAATCATTGAGTTCAAACAGGTTCATTGTCTCAACAATTTTCAATCTTCGATTAAAATCTTCGGGAGTGAGATAAAATGTACTATCTATCTTATCGCCGCGTTCAATCTCCTCACCCTTATCGGTGTAATTTCTGATATAATAACGATTGATAGTCCACTTTTGCTTGGTAGAGTCCCATTGAGCATTATCGGCAATCAACTTGGAGACTAGCCTATTACCGTCAAACTTTTCTATTGAAAGATTATAGGCTGTGTTGTTGAAAGTATTGAACGAACTCATGTAAACAAACATCCCAGGCCTTACCTGTCGGTGTATGTTTCTATCGGTATTGACATAGGGTCGTTTTATATACTTTGACTCAAAATCAAGCCGAACTGCATTAGCCGGAGGAATTACAAAACTATTAAGGATGAATGAAAGAACAGCAATGAATAGGGCTGAAATAAAGTAGGGATAAAGCATTCGCTTAAAGCTCACTCCACTGCTAAGTATCGCAATAATCTCAGTGTTATAAGCCATTTTTGAAGTGAAGAAGATTACTGCGATGAAAACAAAAAGGGAGCTAAACAGGTTGGCAAAGTAGGGGATAAAATTCAAATAGTAGTGGAAGATGATATCGTATAGAGGTGCATCTTTTTCCAGAAAATCATCTATCTTTTCAGCAACATCAAAAATTACAGCGATGCCGATTATTAAGATTATGGCATAAAAATAAGTACCTATGAATTTTCTGATAATATACCAATCAATAATTTTCATAATTTCTACAATCGCCTTGAAACTTTTTTAACCATTTCGTTTTTCCATGCTAAAAAATCGCCTTCTAATATATGACGGCGGGCCTCTTTTACCAGCCATAAATAAAACCCGAGGTTATGAATGCTAGCTATTTGAGGGCCAAGCATCTCTTTTGCAATAAACAGATGGCGCAAATAGGCCTTTGTATAACGGCTATCAACAAATGTTGGGCCAAATGGATCAATTGGAGAAAAATCGTTCTGCCATTTTTTATTCCTAATATTGATAATGCCTTCGGAGGTGAACAGCATACCATTCCTTCCGTTACGAGTAGGCATTACACAATCAAACATGTCGACCCCTAAGGCAATAGATTCTAGAATATTCTCAGGGGTTCCAACCCCCATCAGGTATCGGGGTTTATCCTTGGGCAGAATGCCATTAACGACCTCCACCATTTGGTACATCACTTCTGCAGGCTCACCCACCGACAAACCTCCTATGGCATAACCATCACGGTTATATTTTTGAACGTTCTCAGCGGCACGTTTTCGTAAATCGGAATAAACACACCCCTGAATAATTGGGAATAGGGTTTGGCTATACCCATAATGAGGTTCTGTACTATCGAAACGCTGAACGCACCTATCAAGCCACCTCTCCGTTAAATCGAGCGATTTTTTAGCATAATCGTAATCGGCATCACCAGGAGGGCATTCATCGAATGCCATCACAATATCGGCACCAATTACGCGTTGAATGTCCATTACACTCTCAGGGGTAAATAAATGTGCCGAACCATCGATATGAGACCTGAACGATGCTCCTTGTGCAGTTAGCTTGCGCATATCGGCAAGGGAAAAGACCTGATAACCACCGCTATCGGTAAGTATTGGGCGATTCCAACTGGCAAACTTATGCAAACCACCAGCCTGTTTTAGAACGTCTAGTCCTGGACGCAAGTATAAATGATAGGTATTACCTAGTATAATTTGAGCCTTAATATCGTTCTCTAATTCCCTATGTAAAACACCCTTTACACTGCCAACTGTTCCAACAGGCATAAATATCGGTGTTTCAATCTGGCCGTGATCTGTTGTAATTAAACCTGCACGGGCCTGCGACTGCAAATCAGTCCCTAATAACTTAAATTCCATTTACTTACAAAAATAACTGCACAAAGATAACCTAAAAACTATAAAGGACGGGTTTCTATTTTGATTTGTTAGCTAAAACCTAAAGCATTATATATTAATGAGCCAGTGGGGCTCCTCGCTTATTGTTTCTCCAGCGTAGTAAACCCTCTCAAGATACAATCCAGGAGCAGGGGCTGTGAACTTTGCAGGAAGAGATGAATACTCATTGAAAAAGCGTTTAACATCACCTTCCGTAAGTTTCCCAATTCCAACCTGAACAAGAGTACCTACCATTCTGCGCACCTGTTTCCAAAGAAAGTGAGAGCCAACAATATGGATAAGAACCGAGTCGTCTATCTCAAAGACCTTGGCTCTTTCAATCTTAACAAGAGTAGAACCCCCTTCCTTATCTGGAGCACCAAACGACCGATAATCCTTCATACCTACATACTGTTTACATACCGTGGCCATTGCCTCAACATTTAACGGCTCTTTCACCCACCAGGAGTAATCCTTTCCAAAAGCTGTTCGTCTTTTTGAGATATGATAAACGTAACTTCGGTATTTAGCATCGTAACGAGCATGGAAACGAGGGTTTACTTTAATCATCTCATTTATGTTAATTGAGACAGGTAAAACCTCATTCAGACGTTTTAGAGCAATATACGGAGGCATGGCAGAATCAATATCAAGATGTGCTACTTGCCCAAGTGCATGGACTCCAGCATCGGTTCTACCTGCGCCATATAGTTCAAAGTTACTTATCTTGAATACATCCTTAATGGCATCCATCAACTTGCCCATTATTGTATCGGCATTTTTTTGGAACTGCCATCCTTTATATCTAGAGCCATCATACTCTATTGTTAACTTATATCTTGGCATCAGTTCGGATAATTATTTAAAAACAAAATTAGTTGAAAAAGGGATAAAAAAAAGTGGGTAAGCTACTTATATCGCACCGCTACAACCGCCTACCCTTGCTACCTTCCGGTCCTGGGGGGATTCAGCAGGAGCTGGTCGTATAAGACTTACCCGCTGCAAATATAGCTAAAGTTTACTTTGCCAATAAATATTTCTAACTTTTTTTAGCAATTTGCATATATTTGCAATGAAACTAAACCTATACTAAAATGGAAAAGAAATCGAACAGTATGCTTAAGCACTCCATGAACTATGGATTAATCATGGGTGTTTCATTAGTTATCTTAAGCCTAATCGTTTATTTAATGGGTATCCTAAAGCCTCCTTTTTGGGTAAGCATTATTAATTGGATTATTGTAATCGCAATAATTTATATTGGCTCAAAAAAGTATCGCGATGAAGTACTTGGTGGAGCCATTGGTTATGGTAATGCGGTGGGTTATGGTGTTCTAGTTTCAGCATTTAGTGCAGTTATCACATCATTTTTCACCATCCTTCTTGTTACAGTAATCGATCCAGAGTATGTAAATAAACTTTTAGTTGTAGTTGAAGAAGAAATGGTTAACAAAGGATTACCCGATGAGCAAATAAGTGCTGGATTGGAAATGTCTAAAAAATTCATGTCGCCAATATTTATGTTCTTTTCAGGTTTACTTGGTTCTGTTCTAACAGGATTAATAATTTCATTGATTACTTCAATTTTTGTTAAGAAGGAGGCCGCTCCTTTTAAAGACCAGGTGATAGAATAACATTCTCATGGATATAACAGTCGTAGTTCCACTTTATAACGAGGAAGAATCACTTCCCGAACTAATGGAATGGATTGATCGGGTTATGACTTCCAACCATTTCACCTACGAGGTTATCATGGTTGATGATGGCAGCAACGATAACAGCTGGGGAGTCATTGAAAGTTTGAAGCAAAAGTATAGCAACCTTCGCGGTATAAAGTTTCGTAGGAACTATGGCAAATCGGCTGCGCTGCAGGTTGGTTTTACCGCTGCCACAGGCGATGTGGTTATCACCATGGATGCCGACCTGCAGGACAGCCCCGATGAGATACCCGAACTTTATAGAATGATTAAAGAAGAAGATTTCGATATTGTTTCGGGTTGGAAGAAAAAGCGTTACGACCCATTGCTTACCAAACGAATCCCGAGTAAGCTATACAATGCTACCGTTAGAATGGTAAGCGGAATAAAGCTCCACGACATGAACTGTGGGCTTAAGGCTTACCGAAGCAATGTGGTAAAAAGCATTGAGGTTTACGGCGAGATGCATCGTTACATCCCAGTTTTAGCCAAACAGGCTGGATTTAGACGTATTGGGGAAAAGGTAGTTCAGCATCGAGAACGTAAGTATGGTACATCCAAGTTTGGTTGGACTAGGTTTATCAATGGATTTCTCGACCTCATGTCGGTTATTTTTGTTTCTAAATTTGGCAAAAAGCCAATGCACTTTTTTGGCTCTCTTGGCACACTCATGTTTCTGACAGGGGGTGCCATTGCAGCATGGCTTATAGGTAGTAAGCTTTGGGCTCAATACCACCATCTAAAATACCGGCCAGTAACCGATCAGCCCCTTTTCTACATTGCATTAGTGGTAGCAATTGTTGGCGTACAACTATTTACAGCAGGTTTTATTGGCGAACTGGTCTCGCGTAGCTCATCGGACAGAAATGTCTACCTAATCGAAAAAGAGCTATGATTCAAAGAATTACAAAAACTATTGCTAAACAACATAAGTTTAAATAGTACGATAATCGTACTATTTTTTTTTATTTGTATTAACTAAAGTTTACAACTATGAAAGCACTACTTAATCACCGCTCAATCAGGAAATACAAAGGCGACCCAATTGACGATTCGTTACTTCAAGAAATACTAACCGCTGGCACACGTGCATCTACCACGGGCAACATGCAGGTTTATAGTATTATTGTAACCAGAGACGAAGAAGTAAAACGCCAGCTGCTACCCTTACATTTTAACCAGCAAATGGTAATGCAGGCACCCGTTGTACTAACATTCTGTGCCGATTTTAACCGGTTTAACAAGTGGTGCAAACAGCGCAATGCCAATCCTGGTTACGACAACTTCTTATCATTCTTCACTGCCGCTATTGATGCCCTACTTGCCGCTCAAAACGTTTGCATTGCGGCCGAAGAAAAAGGTTTGGGAATATGTTACCTAGGAACAACTACATACACCGCCGATAAAATTATTGAGGTGCTAAAGCTACCCAAAGGTGTGGTACCAGTAACTACAGTTGTAATGGGCTACCCCGACGAACAACCTGAATTAACGGACCGTTTACCTCTTGCGGGTGTTATTCATCATGAAGTTTACCATGATTATTCTGAAGGTGATATCGATCAGATTTACCAACAGAAAGAGTCCTTACCGCTCACTAAGAAACTCCTTGAGGAAAACAAAAAAGAAACATTAGCCCAAATATTTACCGATAACCGTTATACCTTAAAGGATAATGTGACTTTCTCCAAGAACCTACTTAAAGTACTGGAGCAGCAAGGCTTTATGAACAACGACAGAACGGAGTAATTTCTGTTACTAAATAGTTGAAAGGGTGAAAGCAACTAAAGATTCACCCTTTTTTTTATTTTATCAGATAAACAAAAGATAATCTATTTATTTTTTACTGGTATAATCCCATAACACCTTATCTTAGCACTAAAATTTCTACATGGAGCAGGTTGACATCTCAAAACTTTACCTATTAGTCGAGGATTTTTTTAAAAACGACACCACTGGCCACGACTGGTGGCATGTTATAAGGGTTACCAAGCTCGCATTGCAAATTGGCCAAAAAGAAGGAGCCAATCTGGGAATGGTGGAGCCAGCTGCTCTTGTTCATGATTGTGACGACTGGAAATTATCTGCCGGTGAAGGCTATCCAAATACGATACATATCCTTTCGAATGCAGGGTATAGGCAAAAGCAGATAGATGAAATTATAGAAATTGTGAAACAGGTTTCCTTCAAAGGAGCAGGTGTTGACACCACACCCAGCTGTATTGAGGCAATGGTGGTACAGGATGCCGATAGAATCGACGCAATAGGGGCAATTGGTATAGCAAGGGCATTTGCCTATGGGGGCTCTAAGAATCGCCCTATGTACCTTCCCGAGGTCAAACCTCAACTACATCAATCATTCAACGAGTACAAGTCTTCAAAAAGCCATACCATCAACCATTTTTATGAGAAGCTACTACTT containing:
- a CDS encoding nitroreductase family protein; this encodes MKALLNHRSIRKYKGDPIDDSLLQEILTAGTRASTTGNMQVYSIIVTRDEEVKRQLLPLHFNQQMVMQAPVVLTFCADFNRFNKWCKQRNANPGYDNFLSFFTAAIDALLAAQNVCIAAEEKGLGICYLGTTTYTADKIIEVLKLPKGVVPVTTVVMGYPDEQPELTDRLPLAGVIHHEVYHDYSEGDIDQIYQQKESLPLTKKLLEENKKETLAQIFTDNRYTLKDNVTFSKNLLKVLEQQGFMNNDRTE
- a CDS encoding HD domain-containing protein, with translation MEQVDISKLYLLVEDFFKNDTTGHDWWHVIRVTKLALQIGQKEGANLGMVEPAALVHDCDDWKLSAGEGYPNTIHILSNAGYRQKQIDEIIEIVKQVSFKGAGVDTTPSCIEAMVVQDADRIDAIGAIGIARAFAYGGSKNRPMYLPEVKPQLHQSFNEYKSSKSHTINHFYEKLLLLKDRLNTPTAQRIAKERHDFMVNYLEQFFNEWNFEQ